From a single Streptomyces misionensis genomic region:
- a CDS encoding crotonase/enoyl-CoA hydratase family protein, which yields MPVRVERKEYVTTVVLSRPEARNAVDGPTAAELADAFREFEADEDARVAVLWGEGGTFCAGADLKAIGTERGNRVAEDGDGPMGPTRLRLSKPVIAAVAGHAVAGGLELALWCDLRVAEEDAVFGVFCRRWGVPLIDGGTVRLPRLVGTSRAMDMILTGRAVPAHEAYAMGLANRVVPAGTARAEAEALAAGIARFPQPCLRGDRASVLDQEGLSEEAALRAELRHGTGVLAEGVEGAARFASGAGRHGSFG from the coding sequence GTGCCGGTCCGCGTGGAGCGCAAGGAGTACGTCACCACCGTCGTCCTGTCCCGGCCCGAGGCCCGCAACGCGGTGGACGGCCCCACGGCCGCCGAACTAGCCGACGCCTTCCGGGAGTTCGAGGCGGACGAGGACGCGCGGGTCGCGGTGCTGTGGGGTGAGGGCGGCACGTTCTGCGCGGGTGCCGATCTGAAGGCGATCGGCACCGAGCGGGGCAACCGGGTGGCCGAGGACGGCGACGGGCCGATGGGTCCGACCCGGCTGCGACTGTCCAAGCCGGTGATCGCGGCCGTCGCCGGGCACGCGGTGGCGGGCGGTCTGGAGCTCGCCCTGTGGTGCGATCTGCGGGTGGCCGAGGAGGACGCGGTGTTCGGCGTGTTCTGCCGCCGCTGGGGCGTGCCGCTGATCGACGGCGGCACCGTGCGGCTGCCCCGGCTGGTCGGCACCAGCCGGGCCATGGACATGATCCTGACCGGCCGTGCGGTGCCGGCCCACGAGGCGTACGCGATGGGGCTCGCCAACCGGGTGGTGCCGGCCGGTACCGCCCGCGCCGAGGCGGAGGCGCTGGCCGCCGGGATCGCCCGCTTCCCGCAGCCGTGTCTGCGCGGCGACCGCGCCTCGGTCCTCGACCAGGAGGGCCTGTCCGAGGAGGCGGCGCTGCGCGCCGAACTGCGGCACGGCACGGGCGTGCTGGCCGAGGGCGTGGAGGGCGCCGCCCGGTTCGCGTCGGGGGCGGGGCGGCACGGTTCGTTCGGCTGA